The Mesorhizobium sp. M1D.F.Ca.ET.043.01.1.1 genome contains a region encoding:
- a CDS encoding iron-sulfur cluster assembly accessory protein — protein MITLTENAVAAVKAALSRADEPAEGFRIMVEAGGCAGLKYQMGLESVSREGDAIMEANGVKVFIDSSSQPHLAGMTVDFVTNLESSGFVFDNPNARDKCACGKSFG, from the coding sequence ATGATCACGCTCACTGAAAACGCCGTCGCCGCCGTCAAGGCCGCGCTTTCCCGCGCAGACGAACCGGCAGAAGGCTTTCGCATAATGGTCGAGGCGGGCGGCTGCGCCGGCCTCAAATACCAGATGGGCCTGGAAAGCGTCTCTCGCGAGGGGGATGCCATCATGGAGGCGAACGGGGTCAAGGTGTTCATCGACTCAAGCTCCCAGCCGCATCTCGCCGGCATGACCGTTGACTTCGTGACGAACCTGGAGTCCTCGGGCTTTGTCTTCGACAATCCCAATGCGCGGGACAAATGCGCCTGCGGCAAGTCCTTCGGCTAG